In Streptomyces qaidamensis, one DNA window encodes the following:
- a CDS encoding extracellular solute-binding protein, with product MTNAASASSGPSRRSFLASTAVATAAVAGGMPLLAACGGGQEGQKDGATSGKKAAKILPAFVASQVVTPDIPSKNGSPVGFTKAIPAAELKTSVAQKLGSGGKLTIMAPYWGAPPKGDNPYYTAMNKAIGVDITWQNQDGVTYDQKLGAILASSDIPDAVVVPDWNLTGRIPSAINAKFADLGPYLSGDKVKDYPNLAAVPTDAWQRGIFGGQLRAIPMPSSYVTGMAAMYRKDLFDKEGYAVPKSPEEFLSWAKEATRAKSKVWACDDMKWSALQIFGVQPGGDKALWWNMEDGKLVNRIETEQYLEALEWTRKLYAAKVVHPDAVSGKAGGSAANRFTAGQVLVYNNNISDWWGKTAEQRTQNPDFEMGVFDIFGPDGGDPTLWAGQPGGMFTFISKKASKQQIKDFLALCNFCAAPYGTKEFMLTAYGVEGTDYTVKNGLPTKTQQGINEVSSTYDLTGNPAPYVAYPDFPDITRGIVEWQQRMGAFTKKSTFYGLTVTEPTRWANLADDFEQLEDDVVRGRKKISDVQQAVADWKKKGGDDLRDWYKKLLDDNGSAN from the coding sequence ATGACGAACGCCGCCTCCGCCTCCTCCGGACCCAGCCGGAGAAGCTTCCTCGCCTCCACGGCGGTCGCCACCGCGGCCGTGGCGGGCGGGATGCCGCTGCTCGCCGCCTGTGGTGGCGGGCAGGAGGGACAGAAGGACGGGGCCACGTCGGGCAAGAAGGCCGCGAAGATCCTCCCGGCCTTCGTCGCGTCGCAGGTCGTGACCCCGGACATCCCCTCGAAGAACGGCTCGCCGGTCGGCTTCACCAAGGCGATCCCGGCCGCCGAGCTGAAGACCTCGGTGGCGCAGAAGCTGGGCAGCGGCGGCAAGCTGACCATCATGGCCCCCTACTGGGGCGCCCCGCCCAAGGGCGACAACCCGTACTACACGGCCATGAACAAGGCCATCGGCGTGGACATCACCTGGCAGAACCAGGACGGCGTCACCTACGACCAGAAGCTCGGCGCGATCCTCGCCTCCAGCGACATCCCCGACGCCGTGGTGGTGCCCGACTGGAACCTGACGGGCCGGATACCCAGCGCGATCAACGCCAAGTTCGCCGACCTCGGCCCGTACCTGTCCGGCGACAAGGTCAAGGACTACCCGAACCTCGCGGCGGTGCCCACCGACGCGTGGCAGCGAGGGATCTTCGGCGGCCAGCTCCGCGCGATCCCGATGCCGAGCTCCTACGTCACCGGCATGGCGGCCATGTACCGCAAGGACCTCTTCGACAAGGAGGGCTACGCCGTCCCGAAGAGCCCCGAGGAGTTCCTGTCCTGGGCGAAGGAGGCGACCCGGGCCAAGTCGAAGGTGTGGGCCTGCGACGACATGAAGTGGTCGGCCCTGCAGATCTTCGGTGTCCAGCCGGGCGGCGACAAGGCGCTGTGGTGGAACATGGAGGACGGCAAGCTCGTCAACCGCATCGAGACCGAGCAGTACCTGGAAGCCCTGGAGTGGACGCGCAAGCTCTACGCGGCGAAGGTGGTCCACCCGGACGCGGTCTCGGGCAAGGCCGGCGGCAGCGCGGCCAACCGCTTCACCGCCGGACAGGTTCTGGTCTACAACAACAACATCTCCGACTGGTGGGGCAAGACCGCCGAACAGCGGACCCAGAACCCCGACTTCGAGATGGGCGTGTTCGACATCTTCGGGCCCGACGGGGGCGATCCCACGCTCTGGGCCGGCCAGCCGGGCGGCATGTTCACCTTCATCAGCAAGAAGGCGAGCAAGCAGCAGATCAAGGACTTCCTCGCGCTCTGCAACTTCTGCGCCGCTCCCTACGGCACCAAGGAGTTCATGCTCACCGCCTACGGCGTCGAGGGCACCGACTACACGGTGAAGAACGGCCTGCCGACCAAGACGCAGCAGGGCATCAACGAGGTCAGCAGCACCTACGACCTCACGGGCAACCCCGCACCGTACGTCGCCTACCCCGACTTCCCGGACATCACCCGGGGCATCGTCGAGTGGCAGCAGCGCATGGGGGCCTTCACCAAGAAGTCCACCTTCTACGGGCTGACCGTCACCGAGCCCACCCGCTGGGCCAACCTCGCCGACGACTTCGAGCAGCTCGAGGACGACGTGGTGCGCGGCCGGAAGAAGATCAGCGACGTGCAGCAGGCCGTGGCCGACTGGAAGAAGAAGGGCGGCGACGACCTGCGCGACTGGTACAAGAAGCTGCTCGACGACAACGGCTCGGCGAACTGA
- a CDS encoding ABC transporter permease, with amino-acid sequence MSNSTVPRTTTEAKTPARTPAASGGAAGRRARGGKKNPGKLSLKLRFRRDRTLILMTLPAVLLILVFNYIPILGNVVAFQDYDPYAGDNGFVAIFNSPWIGIEQFERIFADSAFWHAVQNTLVLFFLQLVLYFPIPILLALLINSVVRPRVRAVAQAVMYLPHFFSWVLVVTVFMQIFGGAGIIAQTLRQHGYEGFDVMTDPEVFKYLVTAQTVWKDAGWGIIVFLAALSSVSGDLYEAAAMDGAGRWRRMWHITLPALRPVIALLLVLRVGDALTVGFEQLLLQRQAVGVNASEVLDTYVWWNGIRNQDFSYAAAAGLIKGVVGLALVLIANKVAHLMGEQGVYKK; translated from the coding sequence GTGTCCAACAGCACGGTGCCTCGGACGACGACCGAGGCGAAGACCCCCGCGAGGACTCCGGCGGCGTCCGGCGGCGCCGCCGGACGCCGGGCCCGCGGCGGGAAGAAGAACCCGGGCAAGCTGAGCCTGAAGCTCAGATTCAGGCGTGACCGCACGCTGATCCTCATGACACTGCCGGCGGTCCTGCTGATCCTGGTCTTCAACTACATACCGATCCTCGGCAATGTGGTGGCCTTCCAGGACTACGACCCGTACGCCGGTGACAACGGCTTCGTCGCCATCTTCAACAGCCCCTGGATCGGCATCGAGCAGTTCGAGCGGATCTTCGCCGACTCGGCCTTCTGGCACGCGGTGCAGAACACCCTGGTCCTGTTCTTCCTGCAGCTGGTGCTCTACTTCCCGATCCCCATCCTGCTCGCGCTGCTCATCAACAGTGTGGTCAGGCCCCGGGTGCGGGCGGTGGCCCAAGCGGTCATGTACCTGCCGCACTTCTTCTCCTGGGTCCTCGTCGTCACCGTCTTCATGCAGATCTTCGGCGGCGCCGGGATCATCGCCCAGACCCTGCGCCAGCACGGCTACGAGGGCTTCGACGTGATGACCGACCCGGAGGTCTTCAAGTACCTGGTCACGGCCCAGACCGTCTGGAAGGACGCGGGCTGGGGCATCATCGTCTTCCTCGCCGCGCTCTCCTCGGTCTCCGGCGACCTGTACGAGGCCGCCGCCATGGACGGGGCCGGACGCTGGCGGCGCATGTGGCACATCACGCTGCCCGCCCTGAGGCCGGTGATCGCCCTCCTGCTCGTGCTGCGCGTCGGCGACGCCCTCACCGTCGGATTCGAGCAACTGCTCCTCCAACGACAAGCCGTGGGTGTCAACGCCTCGGAGGTCCTCGACACCTACGTGTGGTGGAACGGCATCCGCAACCAGGACTTCAGCTATGCCGCCGCCGCCGGGCTCATCAAGGGCGTGGTCGGGCTGGCGCTCGTACTGATCGCCAACAAGGTGGCCCATCTCATGGGTGAGCAGGGGGTGTACAAGAAGTGA
- a CDS encoding WD40/YVTN/BNR-like repeat-containing protein codes for MRTFHLSRRAVLAGTAAAAAVTALPMTQGRAQAAASAETAYRWRNAVQGGTGFVTGVLFHPSVRGLAYARTDIGGAYRWDDRTDRWVPLTDHIGWDDWNLLGVEAMAVDPAHPNRLYLSLGTYAQSWAGNGAVLRSEDRGATWKRTDLTVKLGANEDGRGCGERLLVDPRDSDTLWLGTRHDGLLKSTDRGATWQAVSFPAAPSATGQGITLLVAAGRTVYAGWGDSDGTSANLYTTADGTTWKAVPGQPKGTAAKVPVRAAYDRHTCELYVTYANAPGPNGQSDGSVHKLRTTTGKWTEVTPVKPGGPTGDGGTDSFGYGGCAVDARRPGTVVVSTNNRWSLIDTLYRTTDGGRTWKSLKDKAVLDVSETPFLTFGADKPKFGWWIQAVGLDPYDSRHVVYGTGATLYGTRDLKHWAPQIRGLEEASVRQLVSPPSGEAHLISGSGDVGVMYHERLTASPSRGMASNPVFGSATGLSLAAAKPSYVVRSGWGDNGNGAFSNDGGKTWAPFKAQPAIAKDAPGPIVTNADGSVLLWSFAHWDGTKYPAHRSADNGATWTEVTSYPKGAAPVADPVDPTRFYAFDTTTGTLHASTDGGRTFTARATGLNSGDTEFQLAVTPGRSGHLWLSLKWNGLYRSTDGGATFTKVASCWASYTLGFGKAAEGASYPAIYMVGSTETITAVYRSDDEAKTWTRINDDQHQWGWIGAAVTGDPRVYGRVYIATNGRGVQYGEPV; via the coding sequence ATGCGCACGTTCCACCTCAGCAGACGAGCCGTGCTCGCCGGGACCGCTGCCGCCGCCGCCGTCACCGCCCTTCCGATGACCCAGGGGCGTGCGCAGGCCGCCGCCTCCGCGGAGACCGCCTACCGCTGGCGCAACGCCGTCCAGGGCGGCACGGGATTCGTCACCGGGGTGCTGTTCCACCCTTCCGTCCGCGGCCTCGCCTACGCCCGCACCGACATCGGCGGTGCCTACCGCTGGGACGACCGGACCGACCGGTGGGTCCCGCTGACCGACCACATCGGCTGGGACGACTGGAACCTGCTCGGGGTGGAGGCCATGGCCGTCGACCCGGCCCATCCGAACCGGCTGTACCTCTCTCTGGGTACGTACGCGCAGTCCTGGGCCGGCAACGGTGCCGTGCTGCGGTCCGAGGACCGCGGCGCGACCTGGAAGCGCACCGACCTCACCGTGAAGCTCGGAGCCAACGAGGACGGGCGCGGCTGCGGTGAGCGACTGCTGGTCGACCCCCGGGACAGCGACACGCTGTGGCTCGGCACCCGCCACGACGGGCTGCTCAAGTCCACCGACCGGGGAGCCACTTGGCAGGCCGTGAGCTTCCCGGCCGCCCCGAGCGCCACCGGGCAGGGCATCACACTCCTCGTCGCCGCGGGCCGTACCGTCTACGCCGGCTGGGGCGACTCCGACGGCACCTCCGCGAACCTCTACACAACCGCCGACGGCACCACCTGGAAGGCCGTCCCCGGGCAGCCCAAGGGCACCGCCGCCAAGGTCCCGGTCCGGGCCGCGTACGACCGGCACACCTGCGAGCTGTACGTGACGTACGCCAACGCGCCGGGCCCCAACGGCCAGTCCGACGGCAGCGTGCACAAGCTGCGTACGACCACCGGGAAGTGGACCGAGGTCACACCCGTGAAGCCCGGCGGGCCGACGGGCGACGGCGGGACCGACTCCTTCGGCTACGGCGGCTGTGCCGTCGACGCCCGCCGCCCCGGCACCGTCGTCGTGTCCACCAACAACCGCTGGTCGCTGATCGACACCCTGTACCGCACCACCGACGGCGGCCGCACCTGGAAGTCCCTGAAGGACAAGGCCGTCCTCGACGTCTCCGAGACGCCCTTCCTCACGTTCGGCGCCGACAAGCCCAAGTTCGGCTGGTGGATCCAGGCCGTCGGCCTCGACCCGTACGACTCCCGGCACGTCGTCTACGGCACCGGCGCCACCCTCTACGGCACCCGCGACCTCAAGCACTGGGCTCCGCAGATCCGCGGCCTGGAGGAGGCGTCCGTCCGCCAGCTGGTCTCGCCTCCGAGCGGCGAGGCGCATCTGATCAGCGGCTCCGGGGACGTCGGCGTGATGTACCACGAGCGGCTCACGGCATCGCCGTCGCGCGGCATGGCGTCGAACCCGGTGTTCGGCTCGGCGACGGGCCTGTCCCTGGCCGCGGCCAAGCCGTCGTACGTGGTCCGGTCAGGCTGGGGCGACAACGGCAACGGCGCCTTCTCGAACGACGGCGGTAAGACCTGGGCGCCCTTCAAGGCGCAGCCCGCCATCGCCAAGGACGCGCCCGGGCCGATCGTCACCAACGCCGACGGCAGCGTGCTGCTGTGGTCCTTCGCGCACTGGGACGGCACCAAGTACCCGGCCCACCGCTCGGCGGACAACGGCGCCACCTGGACCGAGGTCACCTCCTACCCGAAGGGTGCCGCGCCGGTCGCGGACCCCGTCGACCCGACCCGCTTCTACGCCTTCGACACCACCACCGGCACGCTCCACGCCAGCACCGACGGCGGCCGGACCTTCACCGCGCGGGCCACCGGCCTGAACTCGGGGGACACCGAATTCCAGCTCGCCGTCACGCCCGGGCGCTCCGGTCACCTGTGGCTGAGCCTGAAGTGGAACGGGCTGTACCGGTCGACCGACGGCGGCGCGACCTTCACCAAGGTCGCCAGCTGCTGGGCCTCGTACACCCTCGGCTTCGGCAAGGCGGCCGAGGGCGCCTCCTACCCGGCGATCTACATGGTCGGCTCCACGGAGACCATCACCGCCGTGTACCGCTCGGACGACGAGGCGAAGACCTGGACGCGGATCAACGACGACCAGCACCAGTGGGGCTGGATCGGCGCCGCCGTCACCGGCGACCCGCGCGTCTACGGCCGGGTCTACATCGCCACAAACGGCCGCGGCGTGCAGTACGGGGAGCCCGTCTGA
- a CDS encoding carbohydrate ABC transporter permease — MTAVLDTPPDDAHGVRKPSRWAAPPRPVWEEPPNKAGLAGKGIALTLACLAILFPLWIVIVTSLQSKKTIDEAGGLVVIPQGITFIAYQELLSGGQVQKATLVSIGVTVVGTLFSMTVSVLCAYGLSRSGSLGHRGILMTLLATMFFGAGLIPTYLLVQALGLTDTYLALILPSAVSVFNILVLRAFFMNISQELIDSARIDGAGDWRILWKIVLPLSRAVLAVIGLFYAVGYWSAWFNASIYLTDQEMMPLQNVMIQLVQMQQRPVGLQAQINTGQLSPLAIQMAVMVLALLPVAVLSPFVQKHFKKGMLTGAVKG, encoded by the coding sequence GTGACCGCCGTCCTCGACACTCCGCCCGACGACGCGCATGGCGTCAGGAAACCGAGCCGGTGGGCGGCCCCGCCCCGCCCCGTCTGGGAGGAGCCGCCCAACAAGGCCGGACTGGCCGGCAAGGGAATCGCCCTGACCCTTGCCTGCCTGGCCATCCTCTTCCCGCTGTGGATCGTCATCGTCACCAGCCTCCAGTCCAAGAAGACCATCGACGAGGCCGGCGGCCTGGTGGTGATCCCCCAGGGCATCACCTTCATCGCCTACCAGGAACTCCTCAGCGGCGGACAGGTCCAGAAGGCCACCCTGGTCAGCATCGGTGTGACCGTGGTCGGCACGCTGTTCAGCATGACGGTGTCGGTCCTGTGTGCGTACGGCCTGTCGCGCAGCGGCTCGCTCGGACACCGCGGAATCCTGATGACGCTGCTGGCGACGATGTTCTTCGGGGCCGGCCTCATCCCCACCTATCTGCTGGTGCAGGCCCTCGGCCTGACGGACACCTATCTGGCGCTGATCCTGCCGAGCGCCGTGAGCGTCTTCAACATCCTGGTGCTGCGCGCGTTCTTCATGAACATCTCCCAGGAGCTGATCGACAGCGCCCGCATCGACGGGGCCGGCGACTGGCGGATCCTGTGGAAGATCGTTCTGCCGCTCTCCCGCGCGGTCCTCGCCGTGATCGGCCTCTTCTACGCCGTCGGCTACTGGAGCGCCTGGTTCAACGCGTCGATCTACCTGACCGACCAGGAGATGATGCCGTTGCAGAACGTGATGATCCAGCTGGTGCAGATGCAGCAGCGTCCGGTGGGCCTCCAGGCACAGATCAACACCGGCCAGCTCTCGCCGCTCGCGATCCAGATGGCGGTGATGGTGCTGGCCCTGCTGCCGGTGGCCGTCCTCTCCCCGTTCGTCCAGAAGCACTTCAAGAAGGGCATGCTCACGGGGGCCGTCAAGGGGTAA